A genomic segment from Streptosporangium roseum DSM 43021 encodes:
- a CDS encoding S66 peptidase family protein: MTAFLRPSALRPGARVAVIAASSPPNQANLDRGLVAMEESGLKPEVFASSRAGGTEYDYLAGDDLLRAGDLTRALGDPAFDAVFCAGGGYGMQRTLELVDWSKIDAARPKVVVGYSDVTALLEAIAVKLGWASLFGPMVACDGFYQGPGEYDFDELMKLLFHPETVTELVFPDARTVVPGVAEGHTLGGTATLLAASIGTDTSLPARGAILFLEDVDEELFRMDRYITQLRRATYSDGVAGILLGTFTNCGEPRDVERMLVERLSDLGVPVLAGADIGHGISMQTYPIGVRAQLDTEAGRLRLLEPALMP, translated from the coding sequence ATGACCGCTTTCCTCCGTCCGTCCGCCCTGCGACCCGGCGCCCGCGTCGCCGTCATCGCCGCGAGCAGCCCGCCCAACCAGGCCAACCTGGACCGCGGTCTGGTGGCGATGGAGGAGAGCGGCCTCAAACCCGAGGTGTTCGCCTCCTCCCGGGCCGGCGGGACCGAGTACGACTACCTGGCGGGCGACGACCTCCTGCGGGCGGGCGACCTGACCAGGGCGCTCGGCGACCCGGCCTTCGACGCGGTCTTCTGCGCCGGCGGCGGGTACGGCATGCAGCGCACGCTGGAGCTGGTCGACTGGTCGAAGATCGACGCGGCCAGGCCGAAGGTCGTGGTGGGCTACTCCGACGTGACCGCGCTGCTGGAGGCGATCGCGGTCAAGCTGGGCTGGGCGTCGCTGTTCGGGCCGATGGTCGCCTGCGACGGCTTCTACCAGGGACCGGGTGAGTACGACTTCGACGAGCTGATGAAGCTGCTGTTTCACCCGGAGACGGTGACCGAGCTGGTCTTCCCCGACGCCAGGACCGTCGTCCCCGGCGTCGCGGAGGGCCACACGCTGGGCGGCACGGCCACGCTGCTGGCCGCCTCGATCGGCACCGACACCTCGCTGCCCGCCCGGGGGGCGATCCTCTTCCTTGAGGACGTGGACGAGGAGCTGTTCCGGATGGACCGCTACATCACCCAGCTCCGCCGGGCCACCTACAGCGACGGCGTGGCCGGGATCCTGCTCGGCACGTTCACCAACTGCGGCGAGCCGCGCGACGTCGAGCGCATGCTGGTGGAGCGGCTGAGCGATCTCGGAGTGCCGGTCCTCGCCGGAGCGGACATCGGGCACGGCATCTCGATGCAGACCTACCCGATCGGGGTCAGGGCCCAGCTCGACACCGAGGCGGGCAGGCTGCGCCTCCTGGAGCCGGCGCTCATGCCCTGA
- a CDS encoding cytochrome P450 family protein, with translation MATVASGGGVGALPATAPKGDEPGATAGGRVLVILNPGAGSERLEDELTGRGRRVRVAGVPAGDLAACVGGITDFLAAPDSPDRAVLLGYGAAGPAAIEVADRHPERVAAVVVVGPPGGGGLALGDSAPELLCPVLVLSAADPEAAVPVLVPFLDDLDRQAGEAGAHAQVPARLPALTPAIFNDPGALRQWRELGPVHRVNTADVATSWVLTGHEATTTALAGPGLAGEVEITAGFRLQSADPALAHRGELDLITIEGREHARLRRLIERHLTPERVEALRPRIQRETDALLDAVPSREVIDLLQRFAYPLPVAVLCELFGVPERDRGYIHEWILERLVSPPPKAHGDIDDYLRVLIADRRARPSDDLLGWVVEAEGDGLSEEDLVSAARFLMVNGHRAPTTVLASGVAALLRREQWKRLADDPTLTVTAVEELLRLVTPFPVGIPRHVAAPIDVKGTPIPEGSLLTASLVAANRDPSFFADPDLLDIRRTSNPHLAFGHGHHHCLGAELARAQLQIAIGTLARRFPDMELARDSQSLHYRQSSVRYLLGLPIVLEPDRSVPGGRRPPDGA, from the coding sequence ATGGCGACAGTCGCCAGTGGTGGCGGGGTCGGGGCGCTGCCCGCCACGGCCCCGAAGGGGGATGAGCCGGGTGCCACCGCCGGGGGGCGGGTCCTGGTGATCCTCAACCCGGGGGCCGGGAGCGAGCGCCTGGAGGACGAGCTCACCGGCCGCGGCCGGCGGGTGCGGGTGGCCGGCGTGCCGGCCGGCGACCTCGCCGCCTGCGTCGGGGGGATCACGGATTTCCTGGCGGCGCCGGACAGCCCGGACCGCGCCGTACTGCTCGGCTACGGTGCGGCCGGACCGGCGGCGATCGAGGTCGCGGACCGTCATCCGGAGCGGGTGGCCGCGGTGGTGGTCGTGGGGCCGCCGGGTGGCGGGGGCCTGGCTCTCGGAGACTCCGCACCGGAGCTGCTCTGCCCGGTCCTGGTGCTGTCCGCCGCCGATCCGGAGGCGGCGGTCCCGGTGCTCGTCCCCTTCCTGGACGATCTGGACCGGCAGGCGGGCGAGGCGGGCGCTCACGCGCAGGTCCCGGCACGGCTCCCGGCGCTCACCCCGGCGATCTTCAACGATCCCGGCGCGCTCCGGCAGTGGCGGGAGCTGGGGCCGGTCCACCGGGTCAACACGGCCGACGTGGCGACGTCCTGGGTTCTGACCGGACACGAGGCGACCACCACGGCGCTCGCCGGTCCGGGACTGGCCGGCGAGGTGGAGATCACTGCGGGGTTCCGGCTCCAGTCGGCCGATCCGGCCCTCGCGCACCGGGGCGAGCTGGACCTGATTACGATCGAGGGCCGGGAACACGCCCGGCTGCGCCGGCTGATCGAGCGGCACCTCACCCCGGAACGGGTGGAGGCGCTGCGTCCGCGCATCCAGCGGGAGACCGACGCGCTGCTGGACGCGGTCCCCTCCCGCGAGGTGATCGACCTCCTCCAGAGGTTCGCCTACCCCCTGCCGGTCGCCGTCCTGTGCGAGCTGTTCGGCGTGCCGGAGCGGGACCGGGGCTACATACACGAATGGATCCTGGAGAGGCTGGTCTCCCCGCCGCCCAAGGCGCACGGCGACATCGACGACTACCTGCGCGTCCTGATCGCGGACAGGAGGGCCCGGCCCTCGGACGACCTGCTCGGCTGGGTCGTCGAAGCCGAGGGGGACGGCCTGTCCGAAGAGGACCTCGTCTCGGCGGCCAGGTTCCTGATGGTGAACGGCCACCGGGCGCCGACCACCGTGCTGGCGAGCGGCGTCGCCGCCCTGCTACGGCGGGAGCAGTGGAAACGGCTCGCGGACGACCCCACGCTGACCGTCACCGCGGTCGAGGAGCTGCTGCGGCTCGTCACACCGTTCCCCGTGGGCATCCCCCGTCACGTGGCGGCCCCGATCGACGTGAAGGGCACGCCGATCCCGGAGGGGAGCCTCCTCACCGCGTCACTCGTGGCGGCCAACCGGGACCCGTCGTTCTTCGCCGATCCGGACCTGCTGGACATCAGGCGGACGAGCAACCCCCACCTCGCCTTCGGTCACGGCCACCACCACTGCCTGGGGGCGGAACTGGCCAGAGCCCAGCTGCAGATCGCCATCGGCACGCTCGCCCGGCGCTTCCCGGACATGGAGCTCGCCCGCGACTCCCAGAGCCTGCACTACCGGCAGAGCAGCGTTCGCTACCTCCTTGGACTGCCGATCGTCCTCGAACCGGACCGGAGCGTCCCCGGTGGCCGGCGTCCGCCGGACGGAGCGTGA
- a CDS encoding ABC transporter ATP-binding protein — MKPVLEVRDLMVTYPPRRGAAPARAVDGVNLQVRRGEIVALVGESGCGKSTLARALVGLVKPTGGQVLGDGEPLGYSAAALKAYRRHTQLVLQDPGGALNPRQNVFDAVAEGPRLHGLTDRLGERVHAALAKAGLRPPEEFAGRFPHEMSGGQQQRVVIAGALALEPSVIVADEPVASLDASVRGEILKLILELRDSLGLSALVVSHDLGLAWNIADRVAVMYLGRIVETGTVEEVLLRPKHPYTRALLSVLPDSGEQPVLLTGEPPDPAAVPGGCRFHPRCPLRAAGQDTLCDSHDLPVLTGDPSRSSLAACHLVH, encoded by the coding sequence GTGAAACCCGTGCTGGAAGTCCGCGACCTGATGGTCACCTACCCGCCGCGCAGGGGCGCCGCGCCCGCGCGCGCCGTCGACGGGGTGAACCTGCAGGTACGGCGGGGCGAGATCGTCGCGCTCGTCGGCGAGTCGGGGTGCGGCAAGTCCACGCTGGCCAGAGCCCTGGTCGGGCTGGTCAAACCGACCGGCGGCCAGGTGCTGGGCGACGGCGAGCCCCTCGGATACTCCGCCGCCGCGCTGAAGGCCTACCGCCGCCACACCCAGCTCGTCCTGCAGGACCCGGGCGGCGCGCTCAACCCCAGGCAGAACGTCTTCGACGCCGTCGCCGAGGGGCCCCGGCTGCACGGGCTGACCGATCGGCTCGGCGAACGGGTGCACGCCGCGCTGGCCAAAGCCGGGCTGCGGCCGCCCGAGGAGTTCGCGGGGCGCTTCCCGCACGAGATGTCCGGCGGCCAGCAGCAGCGCGTCGTCATCGCGGGGGCGCTCGCGCTCGAACCCTCGGTCATCGTCGCCGACGAGCCGGTGGCCTCGCTCGACGCCTCCGTCAGGGGCGAGATCCTCAAGCTGATCCTGGAGCTGCGCGACTCGCTCGGCCTGTCCGCATTGGTCGTCAGCCACGACCTCGGCCTGGCCTGGAACATCGCAGACAGGGTCGCGGTCATGTACCTCGGCAGGATCGTCGAGACCGGCACGGTCGAAGAGGTCCTGCTACGTCCCAAACACCCCTACACCAGGGCGCTGCTGTCGGTGCTGCCCGACTCGGGCGAGCAGCCCGTGCTGCTCACCGGCGAGCCGCCGGACCCGGCCGCCGTCCCCGGCGGCTGCCGCTTCCACCCCCGGTGCCCGCTCAGAGCGGCCGGTCAGGACACGCTGTGCGACAGCCACGACCTGCCCGTCCTGACCGGCGATCCGTCGAGGTCCAGCCTCGCCGCCTGCCATCTCGTCCACTGA